The Capsicum annuum cultivar UCD-10X-F1 chromosome 1, UCD10Xv1.1, whole genome shotgun sequence sequence GGCGAAGACCATCGGCTATAGCAAAATCCTCTCTACCTACCCCGTAGAATGTCGAGCCCTGCTTTGGTCTCTGGTTTGATGGTTGTACGTGCAAAAAATCCGGTACATTCCGTTTTGTTTCTCATCCCAGTCTTTCGCTCTTTCGATGGGTCGCTATAGCATTTTAGACCTTCCCCCTTTATTGGCTTACCCCGCCGCTTAAGGTAAGGAATTGTGGGGGAATCAATGGTTACGATTTTGTATTACAACCTAGCCCCCTTCGCTTGCTTGATTGAGGGATACGAATGAATAATATTACGTCAGTCGATAGCAACAGAATATCCTTCTCACTTGAGGGTGGGGACTGTTCTTTCTTACTTCTAACGAAAGGGCTTTTCTTCGATTTTTCAATAAAGAGGAGTTTTGActccttttttatatttctattttcgaTTTTCCAGTATAAAATTAGAAGTTATAAGAAAGGGTCATTAAACTTATCGAATTAACTTCTCATTGATGTATTCTTTCATCGAGATTTAATCCAAACCGCGATGGTATTTTCTTGTTCCTGAATGGGTCTGTTTCATCTTTTTAGGTTTATGCTCTACTCCGGGTAAAGATCCGCCCGATTTGGATTTGTACATATAGGACAAATGCTCCCATTACCatttctttttgtatttcttttttttttcaattcattttaTACAAGTATTTATTAGAGTTGAGATAACTTTGCTTGACAATTAGGATCTCTTTacaaattacaaagaaaaaatatgaatagtaatCATAGATATCTTACCAATCCAATTGGGTTTTTTCTAAACGGAGCCTGGATACTTCATTTTTTTAGTCCAACCAAGCCAACCATAAATTATTCTAATTGATAATAGTAATATGAATCCCCTCAAAAATGGATCTAATTGCACTTCACGCTCCAAATTTTTGATGATTCAATTTATCGTTTTATCGTTCTTGGGCGAAACGGGGGATATCTCGATCGGGGGAGAGAACGGGGAAATACCATATGACCCAATATATCTGACAAGTCGCACTATACGTCAACCCAAAGTGGATTTGCCTCTCCAGGACCTCGGAAGGGAACTTTCGGAACACCAATAGGcattaaatgaaagaaagaacTAAATACTATATTTCACTTTGAGGTGGAAAcgtaacaatttttttattgtcTTTAGAATATTCATATTGGTTCTTATCGTATTTATTTTATCCATAGATtctaaaaattcataaagaaagaCAGAATGAATAAACTCAAATTATTACGAATAGGTCTTTCTAATGATAAATAAGTATGGACTCATTCGCTCATAGAAAATGAGATCAGAAAAGGAATTTCTCCATTTTTTCGGGGTCTCAAAGGGGCGTGGAAACGCATAAGAACTCTTGAATGGAAAAGAGATGTAACTCTAGTTCCTTCGGAATCGGTAGTCAATCCTATTTCCGATAGGGGCAGTTGACAATTGAATCCGATTTTGACCATTATtttcaacaacatcaacatgtgTATTTGAGAGATTGTCCTCGGGCTGAggagtgtccacaccggttggttGAGACCGGCTTCGGAATTTGCAGGGGAACTGCTTCCAAATAAATCGGAAAATAAATCAGTCAAACTGAAGCCCTCCACTCCTTTCATTTATACTTTAAGCGCGATTGCTATAATATATACTTCCTCGAAGGCCATCATTGGGGCAAACGATGCAATAGCTTCGGTTAGAGCAAAGCCCAAAATGGCATAACCAAATAATTGTTTTGCCAATGATTGATTTCGCGCCACGGAATGAATCGAGGAACTAAGGACGTTTCCAATACCGATAGCAGCTCCCGCTGAAGCAATTGTAGCAGCTCCTGCACCCATTGATTTTGCACCTTCTAACATCTCGACTTGAGAATTCTCCTCACGCTTTTTCCATCACGATTTTCGCCTTCCCGCGCGCGAAGCGAATGGGCGCTGTGCCGTGGGTCAGTTTCGGGGTGGGAAGGAAATTACCCCGGCCATCGATCTAATGCTTTTCTGGGTAGTGAAGTGGTCCGTGAAGGTTAAATAAGACTTGTGTTAAGCAAGCAGAGTAGTCAAGCCGATGTTCTTAGTCTTTCCGGTCTTGTTGGAAGAAAAATAGTGGGTGAAAGAGAAGTGCTTTAGTCTTAGTTCCGGGGGGAATGATTGCACATTCAAGGACCCGAAGCAAGCACCCGACCCACCACCATTCACTGCATTGGTCCCAAACTCTCAAACTTCATGATTCAGGGAGCATTTCCTGGTCCACACCTTGGAATTTGAGACTGGATATCTTAGTAAATTGAAGAAGTGCTTGCCCCCTTCCCCAGCCATTACTGCTCATCCACcgttttttagtaaaaaatccTGTCTTTGTCTTTCCAGGCTATCTTTTGCGTGCTATTCCTTACGCCCTGAGAAAGAACCTCCACTTGGATTCATTTCAAGTCTCGAGTTCTTGTTTAGAATTCTCGTAGATGAAGTTCGAACGAGAGCTTTGATGCAATTCAAATTGACAAGCAGTAGTGACAGCGAAAATTTATAACATTCAAAAACGTATAGACCCAATGTCACATTCAGTAAAGATTTATGATAAGAGGGGGAAGGGTTAAGGATTTACCCGGTGTGAGATATCACATTGTTCGCCAAAGCGTATCATCAGATTTGACTACGAAGGAAGGAACTCGAAGTAAAAGGGCAGGGTCTTCCGTAACAGACCTTACTTAACGGTCGAGTACCGAGAGCGCTTAACCCCTTTCTAATAAAAAGACTCTTCTCTCTCCAAAAAGCGTAACCTTTCTGGTTTGCATGTCTTTCATTCTGAATTGCCTCCTTTGacttttttggacaaaaatatttctttttttttcttcgcCCTTTGCATTCAAATAACGgattaaaaaaatgattcaaCCTCAGACCCATTTAAATGTAGCAGATAATAGCGGGGCTGTCGTGTCTTATGGGCATGTTCACAAAGGAAAAGGCTCTCCATGGGCAGCGTTTGCTTCGGCTCAAAGCGAATAGGCTGGCAGTCTTGAAGCGAAGGAGAATTCTTTAACTGTTCGGTGTCGGCATCTTTTCCTAAGTGCGGTCATAAAGTCTTTCTTTCCCCAAGGGCAGAAGGAGTTCGGAATGACTATCTCTCTCGTCCAGTCCACGAAAATGCCCAGCAAAGTTACGTGAAAAGCgtcttcttgtttttttatagATACCCGACCCGAGACCTAACCTTCTGTTGGGATTTCCGCGCTTATAATAGGATTTGGGATTTGATCTTTCCATTCTTGCTGAGAGTAGTCAGAGTCAATCAAATTATTGAGGAGTGAAAGAACCCGGACAAAGATGGATTGCGCCATGAATCAATCCTCTTCGTGAACAACTGACGCTATTTGCAGTAGAGAATGGGCACTTAAAACCCGAATAGGGCTTTTACTTGGCATCTTTAAAGGCAGCTAAGAGCGCATCTGGTCTTCACGCAAAGAGCGACGGGCTCATCTCATATGTCCGATTCAGGCATCTATCTGATTGACGCAATTGGAAGAGATTGATTGTGACCAGCCCGCTTTTCGTTCATTTTCGCCACGAAAACATAGCCGCCATAATAAGAAGCAGGCGAAGCAGCTAGAAGTACTCGCTTCACGCCCTTGAATTATTATTCACGAATGAATTGGGAAAGCCAACAGAAAGATTCGATTCTGACTTCGTAGAGCCGGTGCTGCTGTTGCCTGCGCGTAGGGCCGTCCCCCACTCCCGTCCCGGGGCGCTAAGGGGCTTTTGTTTTTGGAACAGACGGCAGTGTTTTGCTGACGCCTCGAATCGAAATTCAGAAGCTGAAATTTCACCTCTACCATCAATAGGTTTAGCCAGGGCATTTACAACACGACCATTGGGGGCGGAAAACGAATCGACATCTCGATGTGATACAGCCCTTTCGATTTTAGTTGGGAAAGAACGGCGAAGTCCATCCGAACCGTCCAATgaagaataagaggagagcaaAGCGCCAATGGTGCGCGAAGCGCATGCGGAACGGGCACGGAGAAAAAAAAGTGTGGAGGAGAAGCAGCCGAGCTCATTCCCTTCGCTTCCTGGGCCGACCTACCCaatttattgtagaaatttttgCGATCAATGATTGGACCATGCAAACTAGAAATGTTTTTTCTTGGCTAAAGAAACAGATTACTCGATCTATTTTCGTATCGCTCATGATATATATCTTAACTCGGACATCCATTTCAAGTGCATATCCCATTTTTGCACAGCAGGGTTATGAAAATCCACGAGAAGCGACTGGGCGTATTGTATGTGCCAATTGCCATTTAGCTAATAAGCCCGTGGAGATTGAGGTTCCACAAGCGGTACTTCCTGATACTGTATTTGAAGCAGTTGTTCCAATTCCTTATGATATGCAGGGAACAAGCAAATCAAAATGATTTTTATCAACATATCTTTGGTCTCGGTATCTTTGATTAGTTTCCATCCGTAGTGGAGGAATTCTGgtcaatttttcctaaatatgaCCTTCGGAATGGATGGTACAAAGTCCTCCAGCCTTTCATAAATTTGGAGAACGGGAACAGATCACTCATTCTTCCATTNNNNNNNNNNNNNNNNNNNNNNNNNNNNNNNNNNNNNNNNNNNNNNNNNNNNNNNNNNNNNNNNNNNNNNNNNNNNNNNNNNNNNNNNNNNNNNNNNNNNNNNNNNNNNNNNNNNNNNNNNNNNNNNNNNNNNNNNNNNNNNNNNNNNNNNNNNNNNNNNNNNNNNNNNNNNNNNNNNNNNNNNNNNNNNNNNNNNNNNNNNNNNNNNNNNNNNNNNNNNNNNNNNNNNNNNNNNNNNNNNNNNNNNNNNNNNNNNNNNNNNNNNNNNNNNNNNNNNNNNNNNNNNNNNNNNNNNNNNNNNNNNNNNNNNNNNNNNNNNNNNNNNNNNNNNNNNNNNNNNNNNNNNNNNNNNNNNNNNNNNNNNNNNNNNNNNNNNNNNNNNNNNNNNNNNNNNNNNNNNNNNNNNNNNNNNNNNNNNNNNNNNNNNNNNNNNNNNNNNNNNNNNNNNNNNNNNNNNNNNNNNNNNNNNNNNNNNNNNNNNNNNNNNNNNNNNNNNNNNNNNNNNNNNNNNNNNNNNNNNNNNNNNNNNNNNNNNNNNNNNNNNNNNNNNNNNNNNNNNNNNNNNNNNNNNNNNNNNNNNNNNNNNNNNNNNNNNNNNNNNNNNNNNNNNNNNNNNNNNNNNNNNNNNNNNNNNNNNNNNNNNNNNNNNNNNNNNNNNNNNNNNNNNNNNNNNNNNNNNNNNNNNNNNNNNNNNNNNNNNNNNNNNNNNNNNNNNNNNNNNNNNNNNNNNNNNNNNNNNNNNNNNNNNNNNNNNNNNNNNNNNNNNNNNNNNNNNNNNNNNNNNNNNNNNNNNNNNNNNNNNNNNNNNNNNNNNNNNNNNNNNNNNNNNNNNNNNNNNNNNNNNNNNNNNNNNNNNNNNNNNNNNNNNNNNNNNNNNNNNNNNNNNNNNNNNNNNNNNNNNNNNNNNNNNNNNNNNNNNNNNNNNNNNNNNNNNNNNNNNNNNNNNNNNNNNNNNNNNNNNNNNNNNNNNNNNNNNNNNNNNNNNNNNNNNNNNNNNNNNNNNNNNNNNNNNNNNNNNNNNNNNNNNNNNNNNNNNNNNNNNNNNNNNNNNNNNNNNNNNNNNNNNNNNNNNNNNNNNNNNNNNNNNNNNNNNNNNNNNNNNNNNNNNNNNNNNNNNNNNNNNNNNNNNNNNNNNNNNNNNNNNNNNNNNNNNNNNNNNNNNNNNNNNNNNNNNNNNNNNNNNNNNNNNNNNNNNNNNNNNNNNNNNNNNNNNNNNNNNNNNNNNNNNNNNNNNNNNNNNNNNNNNNNNNNNNNNNNNNNNNNNNNNNNNNNNNNNNNNNNNNNNNNNNNNNNNNNNNNNNNNNNNNNNNNNNNNNNNNNNNNNNNNNNNNNNNNNNNNNNNNNNNNNNNNNNNNNNNNNNNNNNNNNNNNNNNNNNNNNNNNNNNNNNNNNNNNNNNNNNNNNNNNNNNNNNNNNNNNNNNNNNNNNNNNNNNNNNNNNNNNNNNNNNNNNNNNNNNNNNNNNNNNNNNNNNNNNNNNNNNNNNNNNNNNNNNNNNNNNNNNNNNNNNNNNNNNNNNNNNNNNNNNNNNNNNNNNNNNNNNNNNNNNNNNNNNNNNNNNNNNNNNNNNNNNNNNNNNNNNNNNNNNNNNNNNNNNNNNNNNNNNNNNNNNNNNNNNNNNNNNNNNNNNNNNNNNNNNNNNNNNNNNNNNNNNNNNNNNNNNNNNNNNNNNNNNNNNNNNNNNNNNNNNNNNNNNNNNNNNNNNNNNNNNNNNNNNNNNNNNNNNNNNNNNNNNNNNNNNNNNNNNNNNNNNNNNNNNNNNNNNNNNNNNNNNNNNNNNNNNNNNNNNNNNNNNNNNNNNNNNNNNNNNNNNNNNNNNNNNNNNNNNNNNNNNNNNNNNNNNNNNNNNNNNNNNNNNNNNNNNNNNNNNNNNNNNNNNNNNNNNNNNNNNNNNNNNNNNNNNNNNNNNNNNNNNNNNNNNNNNNNNNNNNNNNNNNNNNNNNNNNNNNNNNNNNNNNNNNNNNNNNNNNNNNNNNNNNNNNNNNNNNNNNNNNNNNNNNNNNNNNNNNNNNNNNNNNNNNNNNNNNNNNNNNNNNNNNNNNNNNNNNNNNNNNNNNNNNNNNNNNNNNNNNNNNNNNNNNNNNNNNNNNNNNNNNNNNNNNNNNNNNNNNNNNNNNNNNNNNNNNNNNNNNNNNNNNNNNNNNNNNNNNNNNNNNNNNNNNNNNNNNNNNNNNNNNNNNNNNNNNNNNNNNNNNNNNNNNNNNNNNNNNNNNNNNNNNNNNNNNNNNNNNNNNNNNNNNNNNNNNNNNNNNNNNNNNNNNNNNNNNNNNNNNNNNNNNNNNNNNNNNNNNNNNNNNNNNNNNNNNNNNNNNNNNNNNNNNNNNNNNNNNNNNNNNNNNNNNNNNNNNNNNNNNNNNNNNNNNNNNNNNNNNNNNNNNNNNNNNNNNNNNNNNNNNNNNNNNNNNNNNNNNNNNNNNNNNNNNNNNNNNNNNNNNNNNNNNNNNNNNNNNNNNNNNNNNNNNNNNNNNNNNNNNNNNNNNNNNNNNNNNNNNNNNNNNNNNNNNNNNNNNNNNNNNNNNNNNNNNNNNNNNNNNNNNNNNNNNNNNNNNNNNNNNNNNNNNNNNNNNNNNNNNNNNNNNNNNNNNNNNNNNNNNNNNNNNNNNNNNNNNNNNNNNNNNNNNNNNNNNNNNNNNNNNNNNNNNNNNNNNNNNNNNNNNNNNNNNNNNNNNNNNNNNNNNNNNNNNNNNNNNNNNNNNNNNNNNNNNNNNNNNNNNNNNNNNNNNNNNNNNNNNNNNNNNNNNNNNNNNNNNNNNNNNNNNNNNNNNNNNNNNNNNNNNNNNNNNNNNNNNNNNNNNNNNNNNNNNNNNNNNNNNNNNNNNNNNNNNNNNNNNNNNNNNNNNNNNNNNNNNNNNNNNNNNNNNNNNNNNNNNNNNNNNNNNNNNNNNNNNNNNNNNNNNNNNNNNNNNNNNNNNNNNNNNNNNNNNNNNNNNNNNNNNNNNNNNNNNNNNNNNNNNNNNNNNNNNNNNNNNNNNNNNNNNNNNNNNNNNNNNNNNNNNNNNNNGGGACAGGTGCACGAACGACAACTCCAAACGTCACACATCCACCGCCTAGAATGGCTATTCTCTTGCTCGTGTCTTGGCCACAGCTACTGCTCGTAGTCATAGTAAGAGCTCAGAGTCTCGGAGGAGGTAGCAATAGCATTAGCAGGAGCAGCAGGAAGCGAACGAAAGTGAGCTTGTTCTCGAATCAGCGCACTAGGAATCGTGGAGTAAGGTGAATTTGTCGGCCGGGGTTTGGGTTTTGAAGTCCTGNNNNNNNNNNNNNNNNNNNNNNNNNNNNNNNNNNNNNNNNNNNNNNNNNNNNNNNNNNNNNNNNNNNNNNNNNNNNNNNNNNNNNNNNNNNNNNNNNNNNNNNNNNNNNNNNNNNNNNNNNNNNNNNNNNNNNNNNNNNNNNNNNNNNNNNNNNNNNNNNNNNNNNNNNNNNNNNNNNNNNNNNNNNNNNNNNNNNNNNNNNNNNNNNNNNNNNNNNNNNNNNNNNNNNNNNNNNNNNNNNNNNNNNNNNNNNNNNNNNNNNNNNNNNNNNNNNNNNNNNNNNNNNNNNNNNNNNNNNNNNNNNNNNNNNNNNNNNNNNNNNNNNNNNNNNNNNNNNNNNNNNNNNNNNNNNNNNNNNNNNNNNNNNNNNNNNNNNNNNNNNNNNNNNNNNNNNNNNNNNNNNNNNNNNNNNNNNNNNNNNNNNNNNNNNNNNNNNNNNNNNNNNNNNNNNNNNNNNNNNNNNNNNNNNNNNNNNNNNNNNNNNNNNNNNNNNNNNNNNNNNNNNNNNNNNNNNNNNNNNNNNNNNNNNNNNNNNNNNNNNNNNNNNNNNNNNNNNNNNNNNNNNNNNNNNNNNNNNNNNNNNNNNNNNNNNNNNNNNNNNNNNNNNNNNNNNNNNNNNNNNNNNNNNNNNNNNNNNNNNNNNNNNNNNNNNNNNNNNNNNNNNNNNNNNNNNNNNNNNNNNNNNNNNNNNNNNNNNNNNNNNNNNNNNNNNNNNNNNNNNNNNNNNNNNNNNNNNNNNNNNNNNNNNNNNNNNNNNNNNNNNNNNNNNNNNNNNNNNNNNNNNNNNNNNNNNNNNNNNNNNNNNNNNNNNNNNNNNNNNNNNNNNNNNNNNNNNNNNNNNNNNNNNNNNNNNNNNNNNNNNNNNNNNNNNNNNNNNNNNNNNNNNNNNNNNNNNNNNNNNNNNNNNNNNNNNNNNNNNNNNNNNNNNNNNNNNNNNNNNNNNNNNNNNNNNNNNNNNNNNNNNNNNNNNNNNNNNNNNNNNNNNNNNNNNNNNNNNNNNNNNNNNNNNNNNNNNNNNNNNNNNNNNNNNNNNNNNNNNNNNNNNNNNNNNNNNNNNNNNNNNNNNNNNNNNNNNNNNNNNNNNNNNNNNNNNNNNNNNNNNNNNNNNNNNNNNNNNNNNNNNNNNNNNNNNNNNNNNNNNNNNNNNNNNNNNNNNNNNNNNNNNNNNNNNNNNNNNNNNNNNNNNNNNNNNNNNNNNNNNNNNNNNNNNNNNNNNNNNNNNNNNNNNNNNNNNNNNNNNNNNNNNNNNNNNNNNNNNNNNNNNNNNNNNNNNNNNNNNNNNNNNNNNNNNNNNNNNNNNNNNNNNNNNNNNNNNNNNNNNNNNNNNNNNNNNNNNNNNNNNNNNNNNNNNNNNNNNNNNNNNNNNNNNNNNNNNNNNNNNNNNNNNNNNNNNNNNNNNNNNNNNNNNNNNNNNNNNNNNNNNNNNNNNNNNNNNNNNNNNNNNNNNNNNNNNNNNNNNNNNNNNNNNNNNNNNNNNNNNNNNNNNNNNNNNNNNNNNNNNNNNNNNNNNNNNNNNNNNNNNNNNNNNNNNNNNNNNNNNNNNNNNNNNNNNNNNNNNNNNNNNNNNNNNNNNNNNNNNNNNNNNNNNNNNNNNNNNNNNNNNNNNNNNNNNNNNNNNNNNNNNNNNNNNNNNNNNNNNNNNNNNNNNNNNNNNNNNNNNNNNNNNNNNNNNNNNNNNNNNNNNNNNNNNNNNNNNNNNNNNNNNNNNNNNNNNNNNNNNNNNNNNNNNNNNNNNNNNNNNNNNNNNNNNNNNNNNNNNNNNNNNNNNNNNNNNNNNNNNNNNNNNNNNNNNNNNNNNNNNNNNNNNNNNNNNNNNNNNNNNNNNNNNNNNNNNNNNNNNNNNNNNNNNNNNNNNNNNNNNNNNNNNNNNNNNNNNNNNNNNNNNNNNNNNNNNNNNNNNNNNNNNNNNNNNNNNNNNNNNNNNNNNNNNNNNNNNNNNNNNNNNNNNNNNNNNNNNNNNNNNNNNNNNNNNNNNNNNNNNNNNNNNNNNNNNNNNNNNNNNNNNNNNNNNNNNNNNNNNNNNNNNNNNNNNNNNNNNNNNNNNNNNNNNNNNNNNNNNNNNNNNNNNNNNNNNNNNNNNNNNNNNNNNNNNNNNNNNNNNNNNNNNNNNNNNNNNNNNNNNNNNNNNNNNNNNNNNNNNNNNNNNNNNNNNNNNNNNNNNNNNNNNNNNNNNNNNNNNNNNNNNNNNNNNNNNNNNNNNNNNNNNNNNNNNNNNNNNNNNNNNNNNNNNNNNNNNNNNNNNNNNNNNNNNNNNNNNNNNNNNNNNNNNNNNNNNNNNNNNNNNNNNNNNNNNNNNNNNNNNNNNNNNNNNNNNNNNNNNNNNNNNNNNNNNNNNNNNNNNNNNNNNNNNNNNNNNNNNNNNNNNNNNNNNNNNNNNNNNNNNNNNNNNNNNNNNNNNNNNNNNNNNNNNNNNNNNNNNNNNNNNNNNNNNNNNNNNNNNNNNNNNNNNNNNNNNNNNNNNNNNNNNNNNNNNNNNNNNNNNNNNNNNNNNNNNNNNNNNNNNNNNNNNNNNNNNNNNNNNNNNNNNNNNNNNNNNNNNNNNNNNNNNNNNNNNNNNNNNNNNNNNNNNNNNNNNNNNNNNNNNNNNNNNNNNNNNNNNNNNNNNNNNNNNNNNNNNNNNNNNNNNNNNNNNNNNNNNNNNNNNNNNNNNNNNNNNNNNNNNNNNNNNNNNNNNNNNNNNNNNNNNNNNNNNNNNNNNNNNNNNNNNNNNNNNNNNNNNNNNNNNNNNNNNNNNNNNNNNNNNNNNNNNNNNNNNNNNNNNNNNNNNNNNNNNNNNNNNNNNNNNNNNNNNNNNNNNNNNNNNNNNNNNNNNNNNNNNNNNNNNNNNNNNNNNNNNNNNNNNNNNNNNNNNNNNNNNNNNNNNNNNNNNNNNNNNNNNNNNNNNNNNNNNNNNNNNNNNNNNNNNNNNNNNNNNNNNNNNNNNNNNNNNNNNNNNNNNNNNNNNNNNNNNNNNNNNNNNNNNNNNNNNNNNNNNNNNNNNNNNNNNNNNNNNNNNNNNNNAACGGCGGCGGAGGGTGCCTCCGGGTCGCAGCGGTTCTTCCATGTCAGGTCTCTTATATTCATACTCACCTCTTCTCTAAGATGAGGCTACTACTATTGACCCTGTCTTTAAGCCTTTGATTTGAATAATCAGGTCTTGTTTCTGATGGACTTCATTTATTCTTGCTTCAAAGTAAAGTACGGAACGAGCCTTGTCTACGAAGCAGAGCGACCTCATCTTGCTTGCTTCTGGCGAAGCTTCTAGCCCCTATCCTTTAAAGCCATCAGGCTTTCCGGATtctttttatatagaaaatattgtTGGGATTTCAAAAGGCATCATTTGGAGTTGCAAAACTCTGGCTAACCTAACTATGAATTTCTATCAATGTCGGGATAGACAGAGGTCTAGGATAGTACGCTGTCGGAGTGAGACCGGGGTACAGTAACGAAGTTAGACCGAAATGGTCGGATTGGAATCTTCACTCCCTTCCTGAAGGAATTTGACGTCGACATCCCTATCCATATGTTTATGCGCAGGAAAGTCGGGAACCGTCGGTTACCTTTTGAATCAAAGTAGCGACAAGCCGAGGGCACAgtatgaaagatcttttagatgcACATATTCCTCCGGGGGGGGGGTTTGGGGGGGGGACTCACCCTTTACTTGGGAATAGAGAGGGGAAACATAGCATGTCACAAGAGCGAGGCAAGGAAAGCCAAAAATCAAAAAAGTCGCTGACGAAATGGAGCAAAGAAAGCGGCTTCCAAAGAAAAGTCCCAGCAAAATCGATATAAGATAAGACAGGATGTCAAATTTCTCCCAATTTCGCTTCGTTCGGTTCGGCAGAAGAAAGCCGAGAAAACAACCAAATAGGAAGAGCACTATGCAAGCTTATAATTAAGCAGATATATAAAAGCTATCTGCGCTTCCGTTCCCCACCCCTTATTAGTATAGTTACGAAAAGTATAGTTCCCAATCTGCGGCGAGGGCAAGAGGAGGCTCGTCGGGGGGATGGGCGTCGTTTTGATTGACACTCGAAAACGAGTGGGTCTGGGCTACGGGGTCCTTTTTCTATCTTATGCGTTCGGGGACGGCCCCTCATGGATGCTATCTATTCTAATTCGAACTTGTTGGATGCCAACTCGGCCCTGGTACCCCGGAGTGGGTAGGAGCGGGTCGAGTCCGTATCGCCGCGGAGCAACAGCCGCGTCCGGATCTGATCTATTTACTCGGCAATTCATCCGGGGGGTGGGTTTGGCTTGAACATAGGCTCAAACAGAATGTGAAGGGTCCTA is a genomic window containing:
- the LOC124898932 gene encoding ATP synthase subunit 9, mitochondrial-like, with product MLEGAKSMGAGAATIASAGAAIGIGNVLSSSIHSVARNQSLAKQLFGYAILGFALTEAIASFAPMMAFEEVYIIAIALKFPCKFRSRSQPTGVDTPQPEDNLSNTHVDVVENNGQNRIQLSTAPIGNRIDYRFRRN